From Clarias gariepinus isolate MV-2021 ecotype Netherlands chromosome 2, CGAR_prim_01v2, whole genome shotgun sequence, one genomic window encodes:
- the parp6b gene encoding protein mono-ADP-ribosyltransferase PARP6 isoform X2 has protein sequence MISSQSLNQISIYSAWKSSYHQWNGKKEQQKVTEAKSMISMSVSAQCWSDAESDGDSECENIIYGAQVAISQGNYAADLYCHPQLDTDVGAVKDIYSDSAVGVREYEAIDDVDIDLHINISFLDEEVASAWKVNRTEPIVLRLRFSLSQYLDGPEPTVEVFQPSCKESFSVGVQLKRILSTFISNQWKHLSNEFLKTQQKKRHSWFKAGGTIKKFRAGLSIFTPIAKCPNVPLIQGPGEKGRTSGPEPRVSRLMSRSVSCTMKMPKGDLLTYAPNGQNVAVPGSRSTVQITTKQLIELFFSSQALLHCKSIPTLEYGFLVQIMKYSEQRIPTLNEYCVVCDEQHVFQNGSMLKPAVCTRELCVFSFYTLGVMSGAVEDVATGAEVVDLLVAMCRAALESSRKSIIFDPYPSVVDPFDPKALAFNPKKRSYDRLQKALDSIMSIREITQGSYVEIKKQMDKLDPLAHPLLQWIISSNRSHIVKLPLGRQLKFMHTTHQFLLLSSPPAKEARFRTARKLYGSTFAFHGSHIENWHSILRNGLVNASYTKLQLHGAAYGKGIYLSPISSISFGYSGMGKGQHHMPTKEELVHHFNRVNTISQSPPVQSRFLQSRNLNCVALCEVITSKDLQKHGNIWVCPVPDHVCTRFFFVYEDGQVGDANINTQEARIQREILRVIGTQSS, from the exons ATGATCTCATCACAGAGTCTAAACCAGATCTCTATATACTCTGCTTGGAAAAGTTCTTATCATCAGTGGAATGGAAAGAAAGAGCAACAAAAAGTCACTGAAGCTAAATCTATGATCAGCATG AGTGTCAGTGCGCAGTGCTGGAGTGATGCGGAATCAGATGGGGACAGTGAATGTGAAAACATAATTTATGGAGCAcag GTAGCTATTTCACAGGGTAATTATGCTGCTGATCTCTATTGCCACCCGCAATTGGACACGGATGTTGGAGCTGTGAAGGATATCTACTCTGATAGTGCTGTTGGTGTAAG GGAGTATGAGGCAATTGATGACGTAGACATCGACTTGCACATCAACATCAGTTTTTTAGAT GAGGAGGTGGCCTCGGCATGGAAAGTCAATAGGACAGAACCTATTGTTCTACGCCTTCGATTTTCATTGTCTCAATACCTTGATGGGCCAG aaccgACAGTGGAAGTGTTCCAGCCTTCCTGTAAAGAGAGTTTCAGTGTTGGCGTACAGCTCAAGAG AATTCTTAGCACATTTATATCAAATCAATGGAAACACCTAAGCAATGAATTTTTGAAAACGCAGCAGAAGAAGAGACATAGCTGGTTCAAAGCTGGAGGAACAATCAAGAAGTTTCGTGCTGGCCTCAGCATCTTTACGCCAATAGCCAA GTGCCCCAATGTACCGCTAATCCAGGGCCCTGGTGAGAAAGGGAGAACATCAGGGCCTGAACCAAGAGTAAGTCGCCTCATGAGCCGCTCAGTCTCCTGTACCATGAAGATGCCAAAAGGAGACTTGCTCACATATGCACCCAATGGGCAG aatgttgcAGTCCCTGGCTCCAGATCCACAGTTCAGATCACCACTAAGCAGCTAATTGAGCTGTTCTTCTCTTCACAAGCTCTCCTACACTGCAAGAGTATTCCCACTCTGGAATATGGGTTTCTTGTACAG ATTATGAAGTACTCAGAACAGAGAATTCCCACCCTGAATGAGTACTGTGTGGTCTGTGACGAGCAGCATGTCTTTCAGAATGGCTCCATGCTCAAG CCAGCAGTGTGTACAAGAGAGCTGTGTGTGTTCTCCTTCTACACTCTGGGAGTTATGTCAGGGGCTGTTGAAGATGTGGCAACAGGAGCTGAG GTGGTTGATTTGCTTGTGGCAATGTGCAGAGCTGCCCTGGAGTCATCTCGTAAAAGCATTATATTCGATCCCTATCCATCAGTGGTTGACCCTTTTGATCCCAAGGCTTTGGCCTTTAACCCTAAG AAACGAAGCTATGATAGGTTGCAAAAAGCATTGGACAGCATCATGTCGATACGAGAAATAACACAA GGCTCATATGTagagataaagaaacaaatggACAAATTGGATCCACTTGCACATCCTCTGTTACAGTG GATTATATCCAGCAATCGATCTCATATTGTCAAGTTGCCATTAGGCAGG CAACTCAAGTTCATGCACACTACCCACCAGTTTTTGTTGCTCAGTAGCCCTCCAGCCAAAGAGGCTCGATTCCGCACAGCTCGGAAACTATATGGCAGCACTTTTGCCTTTCA TGGTTCCCATATAGAAAATTGGCACTCTATCTTACGGAATGGACTTGTTAATGCCTCCTACACAAAGCTGCAG CTGCATGGGGCAGCCTATGGGAAGGGCATCTACCTCAGTCCCATCTCCAGCATCTCATTCGGATACTCGG GGATGGGTAAAGGACAGCACCACATGCCCACAAAGGAGGAGCTAGTACATCATTTTAACAGAGTGAACACGATCTCACAG AGTCCCCCAGTGCAGTCAAGGTTTCTTCAGAGTCGAAATCTTAATTGTGTTGCTCTTTGTGAGG TAATAACATCCAAAGACCTCCAGAAACATGGGAATATTTGGGTGTGCCCAGTTCCTGACCATGTCTGCACGCGCTTCTTTTTTGT GTATGAGGATGGTCAGGTGGGAGATGCCAATATTAACACACAGGAAGCTCGAATTCAGAGAGAGATCTTGCGGGTGATTGGGACACAGTCAAGTTAA
- the parp6b gene encoding protein mono-ADP-ribosyltransferase PARP6 isoform X1, protein MISSQSLNQISIYSAWKSSYHQWNGKKEQQKVTEAKSMISMSVSAQCWSDAESDGDSECENIIYGAQVAISQGNYAADLYCHPQLDTDVGAVKDIYSDSAVGVRLVEYEAIDDVDIDLHINISFLDEEVASAWKVNRTEPIVLRLRFSLSQYLDGPEPTVEVFQPSCKESFSVGVQLKRILSTFISNQWKHLSNEFLKTQQKKRHSWFKAGGTIKKFRAGLSIFTPIAKCPNVPLIQGPGEKGRTSGPEPRVSRLMSRSVSCTMKMPKGDLLTYAPNGQNVAVPGSRSTVQITTKQLIELFFSSQALLHCKSIPTLEYGFLVQIMKYSEQRIPTLNEYCVVCDEQHVFQNGSMLKPAVCTRELCVFSFYTLGVMSGAVEDVATGAEVVDLLVAMCRAALESSRKSIIFDPYPSVVDPFDPKALAFNPKKRSYDRLQKALDSIMSIREITQGSYVEIKKQMDKLDPLAHPLLQWIISSNRSHIVKLPLGRQLKFMHTTHQFLLLSSPPAKEARFRTARKLYGSTFAFHGSHIENWHSILRNGLVNASYTKLQLHGAAYGKGIYLSPISSISFGYSGMGKGQHHMPTKEELVHHFNRVNTISQSPPVQSRFLQSRNLNCVALCEVITSKDLQKHGNIWVCPVPDHVCTRFFFVYEDGQVGDANINTQEARIQREILRVIGTQSS, encoded by the exons ATGATCTCATCACAGAGTCTAAACCAGATCTCTATATACTCTGCTTGGAAAAGTTCTTATCATCAGTGGAATGGAAAGAAAGAGCAACAAAAAGTCACTGAAGCTAAATCTATGATCAGCATG AGTGTCAGTGCGCAGTGCTGGAGTGATGCGGAATCAGATGGGGACAGTGAATGTGAAAACATAATTTATGGAGCAcag GTAGCTATTTCACAGGGTAATTATGCTGCTGATCTCTATTGCCACCCGCAATTGGACACGGATGTTGGAGCTGTGAAGGATATCTACTCTGATAGTGCTGTTGGTGTAAGGTTGGT GGAGTATGAGGCAATTGATGACGTAGACATCGACTTGCACATCAACATCAGTTTTTTAGAT GAGGAGGTGGCCTCGGCATGGAAAGTCAATAGGACAGAACCTATTGTTCTACGCCTTCGATTTTCATTGTCTCAATACCTTGATGGGCCAG aaccgACAGTGGAAGTGTTCCAGCCTTCCTGTAAAGAGAGTTTCAGTGTTGGCGTACAGCTCAAGAG AATTCTTAGCACATTTATATCAAATCAATGGAAACACCTAAGCAATGAATTTTTGAAAACGCAGCAGAAGAAGAGACATAGCTGGTTCAAAGCTGGAGGAACAATCAAGAAGTTTCGTGCTGGCCTCAGCATCTTTACGCCAATAGCCAA GTGCCCCAATGTACCGCTAATCCAGGGCCCTGGTGAGAAAGGGAGAACATCAGGGCCTGAACCAAGAGTAAGTCGCCTCATGAGCCGCTCAGTCTCCTGTACCATGAAGATGCCAAAAGGAGACTTGCTCACATATGCACCCAATGGGCAG aatgttgcAGTCCCTGGCTCCAGATCCACAGTTCAGATCACCACTAAGCAGCTAATTGAGCTGTTCTTCTCTTCACAAGCTCTCCTACACTGCAAGAGTATTCCCACTCTGGAATATGGGTTTCTTGTACAG ATTATGAAGTACTCAGAACAGAGAATTCCCACCCTGAATGAGTACTGTGTGGTCTGTGACGAGCAGCATGTCTTTCAGAATGGCTCCATGCTCAAG CCAGCAGTGTGTACAAGAGAGCTGTGTGTGTTCTCCTTCTACACTCTGGGAGTTATGTCAGGGGCTGTTGAAGATGTGGCAACAGGAGCTGAG GTGGTTGATTTGCTTGTGGCAATGTGCAGAGCTGCCCTGGAGTCATCTCGTAAAAGCATTATATTCGATCCCTATCCATCAGTGGTTGACCCTTTTGATCCCAAGGCTTTGGCCTTTAACCCTAAG AAACGAAGCTATGATAGGTTGCAAAAAGCATTGGACAGCATCATGTCGATACGAGAAATAACACAA GGCTCATATGTagagataaagaaacaaatggACAAATTGGATCCACTTGCACATCCTCTGTTACAGTG GATTATATCCAGCAATCGATCTCATATTGTCAAGTTGCCATTAGGCAGG CAACTCAAGTTCATGCACACTACCCACCAGTTTTTGTTGCTCAGTAGCCCTCCAGCCAAAGAGGCTCGATTCCGCACAGCTCGGAAACTATATGGCAGCACTTTTGCCTTTCA TGGTTCCCATATAGAAAATTGGCACTCTATCTTACGGAATGGACTTGTTAATGCCTCCTACACAAAGCTGCAG CTGCATGGGGCAGCCTATGGGAAGGGCATCTACCTCAGTCCCATCTCCAGCATCTCATTCGGATACTCGG GGATGGGTAAAGGACAGCACCACATGCCCACAAAGGAGGAGCTAGTACATCATTTTAACAGAGTGAACACGATCTCACAG AGTCCCCCAGTGCAGTCAAGGTTTCTTCAGAGTCGAAATCTTAATTGTGTTGCTCTTTGTGAGG TAATAACATCCAAAGACCTCCAGAAACATGGGAATATTTGGGTGTGCCCAGTTCCTGACCATGTCTGCACGCGCTTCTTTTTTGT GTATGAGGATGGTCAGGTGGGAGATGCCAATATTAACACACAGGAAGCTCGAATTCAGAGAGAGATCTTGCGGGTGATTGGGACACAGTCAAGTTAA
- the parp6b gene encoding protein mono-ADP-ribosyltransferase PARP6 isoform X4 yields MISSQSLNQISIYSAWKSSYHQWNGKKEQQKVTEAKSMISMSVSAQCWSDAESDGDSECENIIYGAQGNYAADLYCHPQLDTDVGAVKDIYSDSAVGVREYEAIDDVDIDLHINISFLDEEVASAWKVNRTEPIVLRLRFSLSQYLDGPEPTVEVFQPSCKESFSVGVQLKRILSTFISNQWKHLSNEFLKTQQKKRHSWFKAGGTIKKFRAGLSIFTPIAKCPNVPLIQGPGEKGRTSGPEPRVSRLMSRSVSCTMKMPKGDLLTYAPNGQNVAVPGSRSTVQITTKQLIELFFSSQALLHCKSIPTLEYGFLVQIMKYSEQRIPTLNEYCVVCDEQHVFQNGSMLKPAVCTRELCVFSFYTLGVMSGAVEDVATGAEVVDLLVAMCRAALESSRKSIIFDPYPSVVDPFDPKALAFNPKKRSYDRLQKALDSIMSIREITQGSYVEIKKQMDKLDPLAHPLLQWIISSNRSHIVKLPLGRQLKFMHTTHQFLLLSSPPAKEARFRTARKLYGSTFAFHGSHIENWHSILRNGLVNASYTKLQLHGAAYGKGIYLSPISSISFGYSGMGKGQHHMPTKEELVHHFNRVNTISQSPPVQSRFLQSRNLNCVALCEVITSKDLQKHGNIWVCPVPDHVCTRFFFVYEDGQVGDANINTQEARIQREILRVIGTQSS; encoded by the exons ATGATCTCATCACAGAGTCTAAACCAGATCTCTATATACTCTGCTTGGAAAAGTTCTTATCATCAGTGGAATGGAAAGAAAGAGCAACAAAAAGTCACTGAAGCTAAATCTATGATCAGCATG AGTGTCAGTGCGCAGTGCTGGAGTGATGCGGAATCAGATGGGGACAGTGAATGTGAAAACATAATTTATGGAGCAcag GGTAATTATGCTGCTGATCTCTATTGCCACCCGCAATTGGACACGGATGTTGGAGCTGTGAAGGATATCTACTCTGATAGTGCTGTTGGTGTAAG GGAGTATGAGGCAATTGATGACGTAGACATCGACTTGCACATCAACATCAGTTTTTTAGAT GAGGAGGTGGCCTCGGCATGGAAAGTCAATAGGACAGAACCTATTGTTCTACGCCTTCGATTTTCATTGTCTCAATACCTTGATGGGCCAG aaccgACAGTGGAAGTGTTCCAGCCTTCCTGTAAAGAGAGTTTCAGTGTTGGCGTACAGCTCAAGAG AATTCTTAGCACATTTATATCAAATCAATGGAAACACCTAAGCAATGAATTTTTGAAAACGCAGCAGAAGAAGAGACATAGCTGGTTCAAAGCTGGAGGAACAATCAAGAAGTTTCGTGCTGGCCTCAGCATCTTTACGCCAATAGCCAA GTGCCCCAATGTACCGCTAATCCAGGGCCCTGGTGAGAAAGGGAGAACATCAGGGCCTGAACCAAGAGTAAGTCGCCTCATGAGCCGCTCAGTCTCCTGTACCATGAAGATGCCAAAAGGAGACTTGCTCACATATGCACCCAATGGGCAG aatgttgcAGTCCCTGGCTCCAGATCCACAGTTCAGATCACCACTAAGCAGCTAATTGAGCTGTTCTTCTCTTCACAAGCTCTCCTACACTGCAAGAGTATTCCCACTCTGGAATATGGGTTTCTTGTACAG ATTATGAAGTACTCAGAACAGAGAATTCCCACCCTGAATGAGTACTGTGTGGTCTGTGACGAGCAGCATGTCTTTCAGAATGGCTCCATGCTCAAG CCAGCAGTGTGTACAAGAGAGCTGTGTGTGTTCTCCTTCTACACTCTGGGAGTTATGTCAGGGGCTGTTGAAGATGTGGCAACAGGAGCTGAG GTGGTTGATTTGCTTGTGGCAATGTGCAGAGCTGCCCTGGAGTCATCTCGTAAAAGCATTATATTCGATCCCTATCCATCAGTGGTTGACCCTTTTGATCCCAAGGCTTTGGCCTTTAACCCTAAG AAACGAAGCTATGATAGGTTGCAAAAAGCATTGGACAGCATCATGTCGATACGAGAAATAACACAA GGCTCATATGTagagataaagaaacaaatggACAAATTGGATCCACTTGCACATCCTCTGTTACAGTG GATTATATCCAGCAATCGATCTCATATTGTCAAGTTGCCATTAGGCAGG CAACTCAAGTTCATGCACACTACCCACCAGTTTTTGTTGCTCAGTAGCCCTCCAGCCAAAGAGGCTCGATTCCGCACAGCTCGGAAACTATATGGCAGCACTTTTGCCTTTCA TGGTTCCCATATAGAAAATTGGCACTCTATCTTACGGAATGGACTTGTTAATGCCTCCTACACAAAGCTGCAG CTGCATGGGGCAGCCTATGGGAAGGGCATCTACCTCAGTCCCATCTCCAGCATCTCATTCGGATACTCGG GGATGGGTAAAGGACAGCACCACATGCCCACAAAGGAGGAGCTAGTACATCATTTTAACAGAGTGAACACGATCTCACAG AGTCCCCCAGTGCAGTCAAGGTTTCTTCAGAGTCGAAATCTTAATTGTGTTGCTCTTTGTGAGG TAATAACATCCAAAGACCTCCAGAAACATGGGAATATTTGGGTGTGCCCAGTTCCTGACCATGTCTGCACGCGCTTCTTTTTTGT GTATGAGGATGGTCAGGTGGGAGATGCCAATATTAACACACAGGAAGCTCGAATTCAGAGAGAGATCTTGCGGGTGATTGGGACACAGTCAAGTTAA
- the parp6b gene encoding protein mono-ADP-ribosyltransferase PARP6 isoform X5, whose amino-acid sequence MISMSVSAQCWSDAESDGDSECENIIYGAQVAISQGNYAADLYCHPQLDTDVGAVKDIYSDSAVGVRLVEYEAIDDVDIDLHINISFLDEEVASAWKVNRTEPIVLRLRFSLSQYLDGPEPTVEVFQPSCKESFSVGVQLKRILSTFISNQWKHLSNEFLKTQQKKRHSWFKAGGTIKKFRAGLSIFTPIAKCPNVPLIQGPGEKGRTSGPEPRVSRLMSRSVSCTMKMPKGDLLTYAPNGQNVAVPGSRSTVQITTKQLIELFFSSQALLHCKSIPTLEYGFLVQIMKYSEQRIPTLNEYCVVCDEQHVFQNGSMLKPAVCTRELCVFSFYTLGVMSGAVEDVATGAEVVDLLVAMCRAALESSRKSIIFDPYPSVVDPFDPKALAFNPKKRSYDRLQKALDSIMSIREITQGSYVEIKKQMDKLDPLAHPLLQWIISSNRSHIVKLPLGRQLKFMHTTHQFLLLSSPPAKEARFRTARKLYGSTFAFHGSHIENWHSILRNGLVNASYTKLQLHGAAYGKGIYLSPISSISFGYSGMGKGQHHMPTKEELVHHFNRVNTISQSPPVQSRFLQSRNLNCVALCEVITSKDLQKHGNIWVCPVPDHVCTRFFFVYEDGQVGDANINTQEARIQREILRVIGTQSS is encoded by the exons ATGATCAGCATG AGTGTCAGTGCGCAGTGCTGGAGTGATGCGGAATCAGATGGGGACAGTGAATGTGAAAACATAATTTATGGAGCAcag GTAGCTATTTCACAGGGTAATTATGCTGCTGATCTCTATTGCCACCCGCAATTGGACACGGATGTTGGAGCTGTGAAGGATATCTACTCTGATAGTGCTGTTGGTGTAAGGTTGGT GGAGTATGAGGCAATTGATGACGTAGACATCGACTTGCACATCAACATCAGTTTTTTAGAT GAGGAGGTGGCCTCGGCATGGAAAGTCAATAGGACAGAACCTATTGTTCTACGCCTTCGATTTTCATTGTCTCAATACCTTGATGGGCCAG aaccgACAGTGGAAGTGTTCCAGCCTTCCTGTAAAGAGAGTTTCAGTGTTGGCGTACAGCTCAAGAG AATTCTTAGCACATTTATATCAAATCAATGGAAACACCTAAGCAATGAATTTTTGAAAACGCAGCAGAAGAAGAGACATAGCTGGTTCAAAGCTGGAGGAACAATCAAGAAGTTTCGTGCTGGCCTCAGCATCTTTACGCCAATAGCCAA GTGCCCCAATGTACCGCTAATCCAGGGCCCTGGTGAGAAAGGGAGAACATCAGGGCCTGAACCAAGAGTAAGTCGCCTCATGAGCCGCTCAGTCTCCTGTACCATGAAGATGCCAAAAGGAGACTTGCTCACATATGCACCCAATGGGCAG aatgttgcAGTCCCTGGCTCCAGATCCACAGTTCAGATCACCACTAAGCAGCTAATTGAGCTGTTCTTCTCTTCACAAGCTCTCCTACACTGCAAGAGTATTCCCACTCTGGAATATGGGTTTCTTGTACAG ATTATGAAGTACTCAGAACAGAGAATTCCCACCCTGAATGAGTACTGTGTGGTCTGTGACGAGCAGCATGTCTTTCAGAATGGCTCCATGCTCAAG CCAGCAGTGTGTACAAGAGAGCTGTGTGTGTTCTCCTTCTACACTCTGGGAGTTATGTCAGGGGCTGTTGAAGATGTGGCAACAGGAGCTGAG GTGGTTGATTTGCTTGTGGCAATGTGCAGAGCTGCCCTGGAGTCATCTCGTAAAAGCATTATATTCGATCCCTATCCATCAGTGGTTGACCCTTTTGATCCCAAGGCTTTGGCCTTTAACCCTAAG AAACGAAGCTATGATAGGTTGCAAAAAGCATTGGACAGCATCATGTCGATACGAGAAATAACACAA GGCTCATATGTagagataaagaaacaaatggACAAATTGGATCCACTTGCACATCCTCTGTTACAGTG GATTATATCCAGCAATCGATCTCATATTGTCAAGTTGCCATTAGGCAGG CAACTCAAGTTCATGCACACTACCCACCAGTTTTTGTTGCTCAGTAGCCCTCCAGCCAAAGAGGCTCGATTCCGCACAGCTCGGAAACTATATGGCAGCACTTTTGCCTTTCA TGGTTCCCATATAGAAAATTGGCACTCTATCTTACGGAATGGACTTGTTAATGCCTCCTACACAAAGCTGCAG CTGCATGGGGCAGCCTATGGGAAGGGCATCTACCTCAGTCCCATCTCCAGCATCTCATTCGGATACTCGG GGATGGGTAAAGGACAGCACCACATGCCCACAAAGGAGGAGCTAGTACATCATTTTAACAGAGTGAACACGATCTCACAG AGTCCCCCAGTGCAGTCAAGGTTTCTTCAGAGTCGAAATCTTAATTGTGTTGCTCTTTGTGAGG TAATAACATCCAAAGACCTCCAGAAACATGGGAATATTTGGGTGTGCCCAGTTCCTGACCATGTCTGCACGCGCTTCTTTTTTGT GTATGAGGATGGTCAGGTGGGAGATGCCAATATTAACACACAGGAAGCTCGAATTCAGAGAGAGATCTTGCGGGTGATTGGGACACAGTCAAGTTAA
- the parp6b gene encoding protein mono-ADP-ribosyltransferase PARP6 isoform X3, whose translation MISSQSLNQISIYSAWKSSYHQWNGKKEQQKVTEAKSMISMSVSAQCWSDAESDGDSECENIIYGAQGNYAADLYCHPQLDTDVGAVKDIYSDSAVGVRLVEYEAIDDVDIDLHINISFLDEEVASAWKVNRTEPIVLRLRFSLSQYLDGPEPTVEVFQPSCKESFSVGVQLKRILSTFISNQWKHLSNEFLKTQQKKRHSWFKAGGTIKKFRAGLSIFTPIAKCPNVPLIQGPGEKGRTSGPEPRVSRLMSRSVSCTMKMPKGDLLTYAPNGQNVAVPGSRSTVQITTKQLIELFFSSQALLHCKSIPTLEYGFLVQIMKYSEQRIPTLNEYCVVCDEQHVFQNGSMLKPAVCTRELCVFSFYTLGVMSGAVEDVATGAEVVDLLVAMCRAALESSRKSIIFDPYPSVVDPFDPKALAFNPKKRSYDRLQKALDSIMSIREITQGSYVEIKKQMDKLDPLAHPLLQWIISSNRSHIVKLPLGRQLKFMHTTHQFLLLSSPPAKEARFRTARKLYGSTFAFHGSHIENWHSILRNGLVNASYTKLQLHGAAYGKGIYLSPISSISFGYSGMGKGQHHMPTKEELVHHFNRVNTISQSPPVQSRFLQSRNLNCVALCEVITSKDLQKHGNIWVCPVPDHVCTRFFFVYEDGQVGDANINTQEARIQREILRVIGTQSS comes from the exons ATGATCTCATCACAGAGTCTAAACCAGATCTCTATATACTCTGCTTGGAAAAGTTCTTATCATCAGTGGAATGGAAAGAAAGAGCAACAAAAAGTCACTGAAGCTAAATCTATGATCAGCATG AGTGTCAGTGCGCAGTGCTGGAGTGATGCGGAATCAGATGGGGACAGTGAATGTGAAAACATAATTTATGGAGCAcag GGTAATTATGCTGCTGATCTCTATTGCCACCCGCAATTGGACACGGATGTTGGAGCTGTGAAGGATATCTACTCTGATAGTGCTGTTGGTGTAAGGTTGGT GGAGTATGAGGCAATTGATGACGTAGACATCGACTTGCACATCAACATCAGTTTTTTAGAT GAGGAGGTGGCCTCGGCATGGAAAGTCAATAGGACAGAACCTATTGTTCTACGCCTTCGATTTTCATTGTCTCAATACCTTGATGGGCCAG aaccgACAGTGGAAGTGTTCCAGCCTTCCTGTAAAGAGAGTTTCAGTGTTGGCGTACAGCTCAAGAG AATTCTTAGCACATTTATATCAAATCAATGGAAACACCTAAGCAATGAATTTTTGAAAACGCAGCAGAAGAAGAGACATAGCTGGTTCAAAGCTGGAGGAACAATCAAGAAGTTTCGTGCTGGCCTCAGCATCTTTACGCCAATAGCCAA GTGCCCCAATGTACCGCTAATCCAGGGCCCTGGTGAGAAAGGGAGAACATCAGGGCCTGAACCAAGAGTAAGTCGCCTCATGAGCCGCTCAGTCTCCTGTACCATGAAGATGCCAAAAGGAGACTTGCTCACATATGCACCCAATGGGCAG aatgttgcAGTCCCTGGCTCCAGATCCACAGTTCAGATCACCACTAAGCAGCTAATTGAGCTGTTCTTCTCTTCACAAGCTCTCCTACACTGCAAGAGTATTCCCACTCTGGAATATGGGTTTCTTGTACAG ATTATGAAGTACTCAGAACAGAGAATTCCCACCCTGAATGAGTACTGTGTGGTCTGTGACGAGCAGCATGTCTTTCAGAATGGCTCCATGCTCAAG CCAGCAGTGTGTACAAGAGAGCTGTGTGTGTTCTCCTTCTACACTCTGGGAGTTATGTCAGGGGCTGTTGAAGATGTGGCAACAGGAGCTGAG GTGGTTGATTTGCTTGTGGCAATGTGCAGAGCTGCCCTGGAGTCATCTCGTAAAAGCATTATATTCGATCCCTATCCATCAGTGGTTGACCCTTTTGATCCCAAGGCTTTGGCCTTTAACCCTAAG AAACGAAGCTATGATAGGTTGCAAAAAGCATTGGACAGCATCATGTCGATACGAGAAATAACACAA GGCTCATATGTagagataaagaaacaaatggACAAATTGGATCCACTTGCACATCCTCTGTTACAGTG GATTATATCCAGCAATCGATCTCATATTGTCAAGTTGCCATTAGGCAGG CAACTCAAGTTCATGCACACTACCCACCAGTTTTTGTTGCTCAGTAGCCCTCCAGCCAAAGAGGCTCGATTCCGCACAGCTCGGAAACTATATGGCAGCACTTTTGCCTTTCA TGGTTCCCATATAGAAAATTGGCACTCTATCTTACGGAATGGACTTGTTAATGCCTCCTACACAAAGCTGCAG CTGCATGGGGCAGCCTATGGGAAGGGCATCTACCTCAGTCCCATCTCCAGCATCTCATTCGGATACTCGG GGATGGGTAAAGGACAGCACCACATGCCCACAAAGGAGGAGCTAGTACATCATTTTAACAGAGTGAACACGATCTCACAG AGTCCCCCAGTGCAGTCAAGGTTTCTTCAGAGTCGAAATCTTAATTGTGTTGCTCTTTGTGAGG TAATAACATCCAAAGACCTCCAGAAACATGGGAATATTTGGGTGTGCCCAGTTCCTGACCATGTCTGCACGCGCTTCTTTTTTGT GTATGAGGATGGTCAGGTGGGAGATGCCAATATTAACACACAGGAAGCTCGAATTCAGAGAGAGATCTTGCGGGTGATTGGGACACAGTCAAGTTAA